AGGATGGGTTGCCCATCGTCGCCGAACCCTTCGCCGCACTGGCCGCCGAACTGGGCATTTCGCAGGACGACGTGCTGGCGCGCATCGCCGCGATGCGCGAAAGCGGCGTGCTCACGCGGTTCGGCCCGTTCTACGACGCGGCCGCGATGGGCGGGGCATTCTGCCTGTGCGCCATGGCGGTTCCGGATGCGGAATTCGAGCATGTCATGACATTGGTCAATGCGCGGCCCGAGGTGGCGCACAATTATCGCCGCACCCACCGCCTGAACATGTGGTTCGTCCTGGCCACCGAACGCGAAGAGGAGATCGGGCAGGTGGCGGCCTCTCTGACCGAGGAAACCGGCCACAAGGTGCTGTGT
This Thalassococcus arenae DNA region includes the following protein-coding sequences:
- a CDS encoding Lrp/AsnC family transcriptional regulator; this encodes MTLDRTDRILINRLQDGLPIVAEPFAALAAELGISQDDVLARIAAMRESGVLTRFGPFYDAAAMGGAFCLCAMAVPDAEFEHVMTLVNARPEVAHNYRRTHRLNMWFVLATEREEEIGQVAASLTEETGHKVLCFPKEAEFFVRFRVAA